In bacterium, one DNA window encodes the following:
- the pnp gene encoding polyribonucleotide nucleotidyltransferase, translating to MIVRKEITIGQNTLVLETGRVAKQADGAVLASLGDSVVLSTACIDPHSRDVDFIPLTVDYRERKSAGGKIPGGFFKREGRPSTSEILVCRMIDRSIRPMLPKSHNQETQIVGTAFSADPEHPTDIVAMNGAFAALALSSIPHEHVLGAVRVGRIDGALVFNPSTSELEKSQMDIVVAGSTGALAMVEGEAKEVPEEDLAEALEAAHAEIKKIIALIKEMAAEVGKPKQVPEEITADAEIVGIVRDMVGDRLFRGMTGAADKLARIAAIKEIKDGVLAELEERWKESEDRAHRLTQAKRTFRELEREVVRGRVVTEGLRVDGRKPDQVRQITIENSFLPRTHGSTLFTRGETQAMVTVTLGTVSDEQKIETLTEEYWSRFLLHYNFPPYSVGEVRFLRGPGRREIGHGMLAERALTAVLPNKDDFPYTIRIVSDITESNGSSSMATVCGGSLALMDAGVPVKAAVAGVAMGLIKEGEQYIILTDILGDEDHVGDMDFKVAGTRTGVTALQMDIKLDGLPTEVLKLALEQARRGRVHILDCMDEVLPVHRAELSPYAPRIQTLDIPTDRIRDLIGPGGKIIRSIIEQTGVSIDVEDNGHVTVASADLDALERAMKIIRGIVTDPEPGAVYTGKVTRLMNFGAFVEIAPGKEGLVHISEMEWGRVGKVEDVCKVGDEMTVKVTEIDSQGRLNLSRRLLLEKPEGYEEHRRENENRGSDRGGQDRHDRRPRRDH from the coding sequence ATGATCGTACGCAAAGAGATAACCATCGGGCAGAACACCCTGGTGCTGGAAACCGGCCGCGTGGCCAAGCAGGCCGACGGCGCCGTCCTGGCCTCCCTGGGCGACTCCGTCGTCCTCTCCACCGCCTGCATAGACCCGCATTCCCGCGATGTGGACTTCATCCCCCTGACGGTGGACTACCGGGAGCGCAAGAGCGCGGGCGGCAAAATCCCCGGCGGTTTCTTCAAGCGCGAGGGGCGGCCCTCCACCAGCGAGATACTCGTCTGCCGCATGATAGACCGCTCGATCCGCCCCATGCTGCCCAAATCCCACAACCAAGAGACCCAGATAGTCGGCACCGCCTTCTCCGCCGACCCCGAACACCCGACCGACATCGTGGCGATGAACGGCGCCTTCGCCGCCCTCGCCCTCTCCAGCATCCCCCACGAGCACGTCCTCGGGGCGGTCCGCGTGGGGAGGATTGACGGCGCGCTGGTGTTCAACCCGAGCACCAGCGAGCTGGAGAAATCGCAGATGGACATCGTGGTCGCCGGCAGCACCGGCGCCCTGGCGATGGTCGAGGGCGAGGCCAAGGAGGTACCCGAGGAGGACCTCGCCGAGGCCCTGGAAGCCGCCCACGCGGAAATCAAGAAAATCATCGCCCTCATCAAAGAGATGGCCGCCGAGGTCGGGAAGCCCAAGCAGGTACCGGAGGAGATCACGGCGGACGCCGAGATAGTGGGCATCGTCCGCGACATGGTCGGCGACCGGCTATTCCGCGGAATGACCGGGGCCGCCGACAAGCTGGCGCGCATTGCCGCCATCAAGGAAATTAAAGACGGCGTGCTGGCCGAACTCGAGGAGCGCTGGAAGGAGTCCGAGGACAGAGCCCACCGGCTCACCCAGGCAAAGCGCACATTTAGAGAGCTCGAGCGCGAGGTCGTCCGGGGTCGCGTGGTCACCGAGGGCCTCCGGGTGGACGGACGGAAACCGGACCAGGTCCGCCAAATAACCATCGAGAACTCCTTCCTCCCCCGCACCCACGGCTCCACCCTTTTCACCCGCGGCGAGACCCAGGCCATGGTCACCGTCACCCTGGGCACCGTCTCCGACGAGCAGAAGATTGAGACCCTGACCGAGGAGTACTGGTCCCGCTTCCTTTTGCACTACAACTTCCCGCCGTACTCGGTGGGCGAGGTGCGCTTCCTTCGGGGACCCGGGCGGCGGGAAATCGGCCACGGCATGCTGGCCGAGCGGGCGCTCACCGCCGTGCTTCCCAACAAGGACGACTTCCCCTACACCATCCGCATCGTCAGCGACATCACCGAGTCCAACGGGTCGTCGTCCATGGCCACGGTCTGCGGCGGGTCTCTGGCGCTCATGGACGCCGGCGTCCCGGTCAAGGCCGCCGTGGCCGGCGTCGCCATGGGCCTCATAAAAGAAGGCGAGCAGTACATCATCCTCACCGACATCCTCGGCGACGAGGACCACGTGGGCGACATGGACTTCAAGGTCGCGGGCACCCGCACCGGCGTGACGGCCCTCCAGATGGACATCAAGCTCGACGGGCTGCCCACCGAGGTGCTCAAGCTGGCTCTGGAACAGGCCCGGCGCGGCAGGGTCCACATCCTGGACTGTATGGACGAGGTCCTCCCCGTCCACCGTGCCGAGCTCTCGCCCTACGCCCCGCGCATCCAGACCCTGGACATCCCCACGGACAGAATCCGCGACCTCATCGGCCCCGGAGGCAAGATTATCCGCAGCATCATCGAGCAGACCGGCGTCTCCATAGACGTGGAGGACAACGGCCACGTGACGGTCGCCTCGGCCGACCTCGACGCCCTCGAACGGGCCATGAAGATAATACGGGGCATCGTCACCGACCCCGAGCCGGGCGCGGTTTACACCGGCAAGGTCACGCGGCTCATGAACTTCGGCGCCTTCGTCGAAATCGCCCCCGGAAAAGAGGGCCTGGTGCACATCTCCGAGATGGAGTGGGGACGCGTGGGCAAGGTCGAGGACGTCTGCAAGGTCGGCGACGAAATGACGGTCAAGGTCACCGAGATAGACTCCCAGGGCCGGCTCAACCTCTCCCGTCGGCTCCTTCTGGAAAAGCCCGAAGGCTACGAGGAGCACCGACGCGAAAACGAAAACCGCGGCTCCGACCGGGGCGGCCAAGACCGTCACGACCGCCGACCGAGGAGGGACCACTAA
- the rpsO gene encoding 30S ribosomal protein S15 has protein sequence MPLTKETKTEIIAKFGANDKDTGSSEVQIALLTARITDLTEHFKLHTKDHHGRRGLLKLVSKRRHLLNYLQRTEEERYRKLITELGLRK, from the coding sequence ATGCCTCTCACCAAGGAAACGAAGACGGAAATCATCGCCAAGTTCGGCGCCAACGACAAGGACACCGGCTCCTCCGAGGTCCAGATAGCCCTGCTGACCGCCCGCATCACCGATCTGACCGAGCACTTCAAGCTGCACACCAAGGACCACCACGGTCGTCGGGGGCTGTTGAAGCTGGTCAGCAAACGCCGGCACCTCCTGAACTACCTCCAGCGCACCGAAGAGGAGCGCTACCGCAAGCTGATCACTGAGCTCGGCCTCCGCAAGTGA